The following are from one region of the Paenibacillus sp. JZ16 genome:
- a CDS encoding glycoside hydrolase family 43 protein — protein sequence MKYHNPVIKGFYPDPSVCKVEDTYYLVCSSFQYFPGVPIFESKDLINWKQIGHCLTRESQIQLGKVSSSGGVFAPTIRHHNGRFYMTTTNDTTRQNFYVWTDDIYGEWSEPIEVDQGGIDPDLYFEDGKVFFMSNGKDDNGIGGIVQCEIDIETGDKLSPSRSIWQGTGGRYLESPHMYKINGRYYLMAAEGGTEYGHMVTYARGDSISGPFEAYPNNPVLTNRNLGGYELQGVGHGDLIQDNGGNWWMLHLGFRQIGQWLTYHHLGREVFLTPVTFNKDGWFTAGHNGTVLTSFETDRISNHVVQQEKKTFTFENTDWNLDWCFLRHPAAENYRLEIDKAQLKGTGVSLDMPGSPTFIGIRQRDFNAEISCDVQLTSGEAGITLYLDEHHHYDLAIRKEETGYKVIERLNIGDIKSIESEVELGNVNHATLKIRASHERYSFFIHANGKDILLGTAQTRYLSSEVAGGFTGVLIGLYAFGEGSMAEFSKFTCDYF from the coding sequence ATGAAATACCATAACCCGGTCATTAAAGGATTTTATCCTGACCCCAGTGTATGCAAAGTAGAAGATACTTATTATTTAGTATGCAGTTCCTTTCAGTACTTCCCTGGTGTTCCGATTTTTGAGAGCAAAGACCTGATTAACTGGAAGCAAATCGGTCATTGCCTAACCAGAGAGAGTCAGATTCAGCTCGGCAAGGTAAGCAGTTCCGGCGGGGTTTTCGCCCCCACGATACGGCACCACAACGGGAGATTCTACATGACCACGACCAACGACACCACGCGTCAAAATTTCTATGTATGGACGGACGATATTTACGGTGAATGGTCCGAACCGATTGAGGTGGATCAAGGGGGGATCGATCCCGATTTGTATTTTGAAGACGGAAAAGTCTTCTTTATGAGCAACGGAAAAGACGATAACGGGATTGGCGGCATTGTGCAGTGTGAAATTGACATTGAAACGGGCGACAAGCTGTCGCCAAGTCGTTCCATATGGCAAGGAACCGGCGGACGATATTTGGAAAGCCCTCATATGTATAAAATCAATGGCCGGTACTACCTTATGGCGGCTGAAGGCGGTACGGAATATGGACATATGGTCACTTATGCACGGGGGGATTCGATCTCCGGCCCGTTCGAAGCCTATCCGAACAATCCCGTATTGACCAATCGCAATCTGGGCGGGTATGAGCTGCAGGGCGTTGGCCATGGCGATCTGATCCAAGATAACGGCGGCAATTGGTGGATGCTCCATCTGGGTTTCCGTCAAATTGGCCAATGGCTTACCTACCATCATCTTGGTCGCGAAGTTTTCCTTACACCGGTAACTTTTAACAAGGATGGCTGGTTTACGGCAGGACATAACGGCACCGTCCTCACGAGTTTTGAGACCGATCGGATCTCAAATCATGTCGTCCAGCAGGAGAAAAAAACCTTTACGTTCGAGAACACGGACTGGAATCTGGACTGGTGCTTCCTCCGCCATCCTGCTGCAGAGAACTATCGGTTAGAAATCGATAAGGCACAACTTAAAGGGACCGGAGTGAGCTTGGATATGCCGGGGTCGCCCACATTTATCGGCATTCGCCAAAGAGACTTCAACGCGGAAATCTCATGTGACGTGCAGCTTACGAGCGGAGAAGCCGGCATCACGCTTTATTTGGATGAACATCATCATTATGATTTAGCCATACGTAAAGAGGAGACCGGTTATAAAGTGATCGAGCGCCTGAATATCGGTGACATTAAATCCATTGAATCTGAAGTAGAACTGGGGAATGTCAATCATGCGACCTTAAAGATACGGGCAAGTCATGAGCGCTACAGCTTCTTCATTCACGCTAACGGCAAGGACATACTCCTGGGCACGGCACAAACCAGATACCTTTCCTCTGAGGTTGCGGGAGGATTTACAGGCGTACTCATCGGTTTATATGCCTTTGGAGAAGGCTCAATGGCTGAGTTTTCAAAGTTTACGTGCGATTATTTTTAA
- a CDS encoding SDR family oxidoreductase, with protein sequence MTIENKVVIITGASSGIGEATAKLLASKGARIVMGARREDKLKALAEEIQKAGGHAAYRVTDVVNPDDSHKLVQLAKDTFGGVDVIFLNAGLMPNSPLSELKTDEWHQMVDVNIKGVLNGIAAVLPTFTSQKSGHIITTSSVAGLKAYPGGAVYGATKWAVRDLMEVLRMESAQEGTNIRTATIYPAAIHTELLDTITDKNISEGMTALYEQYGISPDRVANVVAFAIDQPEDTNVNEFTIGPTKQPW encoded by the coding sequence ATGACGATTGAAAACAAAGTAGTTATAATCACTGGAGCTTCTTCCGGAATTGGAGAAGCTACTGCAAAATTATTGGCAAGCAAGGGTGCCAGAATTGTTATGGGCGCACGCCGCGAAGACAAATTAAAAGCCTTGGCTGAGGAAATTCAAAAAGCTGGTGGACATGCTGCTTATCGTGTAACAGATGTTGTTAATCCAGATGATAGTCATAAACTTGTTCAGCTAGCTAAAGACACTTTTGGCGGTGTCGATGTAATCTTCTTGAACGCTGGACTAATGCCTAATTCCCCCCTTTCCGAATTAAAAACAGACGAGTGGCACCAGATGGTTGACGTAAATATTAAAGGTGTATTGAATGGTATCGCCGCAGTATTGCCAACATTCACATCGCAAAAGTCTGGACATATCATCACTACTTCATCCGTGGCCGGGCTCAAAGCTTACCCAGGCGGTGCGGTTTATGGCGCAACAAAGTGGGCTGTTCGGGATTTGATGGAAGTGTTGCGCATGGAATCAGCCCAAGAAGGTACGAACATCCGCACAGCAACGATATATCCCGCGGCGATCCACACGGAATTGCTGGATACAATTACGGATAAGAATATTTCTGAAGGTATGACTGCGTTGTACGAACAATATGGCATTTCACCTGATCGAGTAGCCAATGTTGTCGCATTCGCGATTGATCAGCCAGAAGATACGAACGTTAATGAATTTACAATTGGACCAACAAAGCAACCTTGGTAA
- a CDS encoding DUF6463 family protein translates to MVSGAKRHVGLMLMLTGLLHVIYGLFAYASQLHPLITEGLWGTVADDQWDRGTAFWFTMFGFLLMLLGYMVDWLIKKKGIVPPAVLGWMLLSVCLIGAIVMPASGFWLGLPQAWLLLRT, encoded by the coding sequence ATGGTAAGTGGGGCAAAGCGCCATGTTGGCCTGATGCTTATGTTAACCGGGTTACTGCATGTGATTTATGGACTTTTTGCATACGCAAGTCAATTACACCCCCTCATCACTGAAGGCTTGTGGGGTACAGTGGCGGATGATCAGTGGGATCGTGGAACCGCGTTCTGGTTCACGATGTTTGGATTTCTGCTAATGTTGCTTGGCTATATGGTGGATTGGCTGATTAAAAAGAAGGGGATCGTTCCTCCCGCAGTTCTCGGTTGGATGCTGCTAAGTGTCTGCTTAATCGGCGCTATCGTAATGCCAGCTTCGGGTTTTTGGCTTGGCCTGCCTCAGGCATGGCTTTTATTACGAACGTGA
- a CDS encoding alpha/beta fold hydrolase — translation MDYEIFNLGDVTLQSGVTLPNAFLAYKTYGQLNEKKDNVIVYPTAFGDHHVQNEWLIGNDMALDPREYFIIVPNLLGNGLSSSPSNTPPPFDRANFPQVTIYDNVKFQHRLVTEKFGIHKIALVVGWSMGGIQAFQWGASYPDMVERIAPFAGVAKTWPQTYVVLEGMKAALLSAVGSNSSKLDQLTSADMRAVGRVYAGWGVSHAFYRKELYRELGFDALPDFVAGFWEESFMQMDPHNVLAMLWTGQHADISANPSYNGDFDKALRSIKALACVMPGSTDLFCTADDNEYEAKLIPHAVFNPIESIWGHFAGRGINQADNKCIDDNLKRLLALRTNG, via the coding sequence ATGGATTATGAGATTTTTAATTTGGGTGACGTTACCTTGCAATCCGGAGTGACGTTACCGAACGCTTTTCTTGCTTATAAGACATATGGACAATTGAACGAGAAGAAAGATAATGTCATCGTCTATCCAACGGCTTTTGGCGACCACCATGTTCAGAATGAGTGGTTGATTGGAAACGATATGGCACTAGATCCGAGAGAATACTTCATTATCGTTCCAAATCTGCTGGGCAACGGATTATCTTCGTCACCCAGCAACACGCCTCCCCCATTCGACCGGGCTAATTTTCCGCAGGTAACCATCTATGACAACGTTAAGTTCCAGCATCGGCTGGTCACCGAAAAATTCGGGATTCATAAGATTGCACTCGTCGTTGGATGGTCCATGGGAGGCATTCAAGCATTCCAGTGGGGAGCAAGTTATCCAGACATGGTGGAACGAATTGCCCCCTTCGCCGGTGTTGCAAAGACTTGGCCTCAAACGTATGTCGTCTTGGAAGGGATGAAAGCTGCACTCTTATCTGCAGTCGGCTCCAATTCAAGTAAACTAGACCAGTTGACTTCTGCTGACATGCGTGCCGTTGGTCGTGTCTATGCGGGATGGGGGGTATCCCATGCGTTTTACAGAAAGGAACTTTATCGTGAGCTGGGATTTGACGCATTGCCGGATTTTGTGGCTGGTTTTTGGGAGGAAAGCTTTATGCAGATGGATCCGCACAATGTCCTGGCCATGTTATGGACAGGGCAGCATGCAGATATTAGTGCAAACCCCTCTTATAACGGAGATTTCGATAAGGCGCTCAGAAGCATCAAAGCACTTGCGTGTGTGATGCCAGGGAGCACGGATCTTTTCTGCACGGCGGACGATAACGAATACGAGGCTAAGCTTATTCCTCATGCTGTGTTTAATCCGATCGAGTCGATCTGGGGACATTTTGCTGGTCGCGGTATCAACCAAGCCGATAATAAATGTATTGATGACAACCTTAAACGCTTGTTGGCGCTTAGGACAAACGGATAA
- a CDS encoding MerR family transcriptional regulator produces MKTYSISEAAKELNVTAYTLRYYDKEGLMPFVERTASGQRLFKESDLAALKVIECLKSTGMQIKEIKTFIDWVMDGDATLQQRFDMFMERKAIVEKQMEELKQTMELVEHKCLYYKTALEAGTEDIHINNKIEIPISN; encoded by the coding sequence ATGAAGACATATTCGATCAGTGAAGCAGCAAAGGAATTAAATGTCACTGCTTATACGCTGCGTTACTATGACAAGGAAGGACTTATGCCTTTTGTTGAACGCACGGCAAGCGGCCAACGTTTGTTTAAAGAATCCGATCTTGCCGCTTTAAAGGTAATTGAATGTTTAAAATCCACAGGTATGCAAATCAAGGAAATAAAGACCTTCATAGATTGGGTGATGGATGGAGATGCCACATTGCAGCAAAGATTTGACATGTTTATGGAACGAAAAGCTATAGTGGAAAAACAGATGGAAGAACTAAAACAAACAATGGAACTAGTCGAGCATAAATGCTTATACTACAAAACGGCATTAGAAGCCGGAACTGAAGATATTCATATAAACAATAAAATAGAAATTCCTATTTCTAACTAA
- a CDS encoding Rieske (2Fe-2S) protein yields MNGWIQAGTVDDLREGPKLIKGGIVVFYHEDEVHALDNRCPHLGFPLHMGSLCNGILTCHWHHARFDVCSGGTLDPWADDVPVHDITVQDGLIWVNPKSRNSNQVQLYKDRLLSGLEQNIGLVIAKSIVGLMEAGVPDTEIAAIGIEFGVKQRRQGWGSGLTILTAMANVLPKLDKQGRILALFQGLLHTARESAGGGTRFLLDPLPDAGVSEERLTGWYRDCIEVRDTRGAERVLLTAVQAGTDKKRLFSMMSMAATDHFYINGGHTLDFHNKAFESLKYVGHEQHQYVLASLVPMFGNASRSEELHSWQSPVNLVQPIKEAFEELSQKGVSTGSGGSGIDDEALFQALLGDDPLRTVHMLKDALLGGASAVRISQIAALAASERIVRFHTHNDFGDWISVLHTFTHAHAVHEGLIRSADLWLVRGIFHTAATIYLDRFLNVPAAPRPDAMGATEEVPQPAELLEILNKQQQVAPAAAWVIRYLRSGGKPEPLFNVLGHALLREDAEFHTFQMYEAAVAEYDHWASESGPFAERARETLILAVTRYLASHAPTSRETPHTAKIAWRLHRGEKLFEE; encoded by the coding sequence ATGAATGGTTGGATTCAGGCGGGTACAGTGGATGATCTTCGAGAAGGACCGAAGCTGATTAAGGGGGGCATCGTAGTATTTTATCACGAGGATGAAGTGCACGCGCTTGACAACCGGTGCCCTCACCTCGGTTTTCCGCTCCACATGGGAAGTTTATGCAACGGAATTTTGACATGCCATTGGCATCATGCCCGGTTTGATGTATGCAGCGGCGGAACGCTGGACCCTTGGGCGGACGATGTACCGGTACACGATATAACCGTTCAAGACGGTTTGATATGGGTCAACCCAAAATCCAGGAACAGCAATCAAGTACAGCTGTATAAAGACCGACTTCTGAGCGGCCTTGAGCAAAATATCGGACTTGTCATAGCCAAGTCCATAGTCGGATTAATGGAGGCGGGCGTTCCAGATACGGAAATTGCCGCGATTGGGATCGAATTTGGGGTCAAACAGCGCAGGCAAGGGTGGGGCTCTGGATTAACGATTTTGACCGCGATGGCCAACGTCCTGCCAAAGCTCGATAAACAAGGCCGGATCCTTGCGTTGTTTCAAGGACTCCTGCACACGGCGCGCGAATCAGCCGGTGGCGGAACGCGATTCTTACTCGATCCACTTCCGGATGCAGGCGTCTCCGAAGAACGGTTGACGGGATGGTATCGCGATTGCATTGAGGTTCGGGATACGCGCGGTGCGGAACGGGTACTGCTGACTGCCGTGCAAGCGGGAACCGATAAGAAGCGATTATTCTCTATGATGAGCATGGCGGCGACGGATCATTTTTATATTAATGGAGGCCATACGCTAGACTTCCATAATAAGGCATTTGAGAGCTTGAAGTACGTTGGGCACGAGCAGCACCAATATGTACTCGCTTCACTCGTTCCGATGTTCGGGAACGCATCGCGGAGCGAAGAGCTTCATAGCTGGCAGTCCCCGGTCAATTTGGTTCAGCCGATAAAGGAAGCGTTTGAGGAGCTGTCCCAAAAAGGCGTTTCAACGGGAAGCGGGGGCTCTGGCATCGATGACGAGGCGCTGTTTCAAGCGCTGCTTGGCGATGATCCGCTTCGGACAGTACACATGTTGAAGGATGCTTTACTCGGGGGCGCCTCTGCAGTGCGTATCTCGCAAATTGCCGCATTGGCTGCTTCAGAACGGATCGTCCGTTTCCATACGCATAACGATTTCGGGGACTGGATCTCGGTGCTGCACACCTTTACGCATGCTCACGCCGTTCACGAAGGTTTGATCCGCTCCGCTGATTTATGGCTGGTTCGCGGTATTTTCCATACTGCGGCTACGATTTACCTCGACCGGTTTTTGAACGTCCCTGCTGCACCGAGACCAGATGCAATGGGTGCAACAGAGGAAGTACCGCAGCCCGCCGAGCTGCTTGAGATTCTCAACAAGCAACAGCAAGTGGCGCCGGCGGCGGCATGGGTGATCCGTTATCTGCGCAGCGGCGGAAAGCCAGAACCTTTATTCAACGTATTGGGTCATGCGCTCCTTCGAGAGGATGCAGAATTCCACACCTTCCAGATGTACGAGGCGGCCGTGGCGGAATATGACCACTGGGCTTCCGAGTCTGGACCGTTCGCAGAGAGGGCCCGCGAAACGCTGATCCTTGCGGTTACCCGTTATTTGGCGTCGCATGCTCCGACTTCCCGTGAGACGCCGCATACGGCTAAAATTGCATGGCGGCTCCATCGTGGCGAGAAGTTGTTCGAAGAATAA
- a CDS encoding ArsR/SmtB family transcription factor has product MIKANGEPKFMPLYEALASEVRWNIMRLVADQEMNVKDIANRLELSPSIVTMHIRKLEQAGLIGSRRVRQGGGTHKMCFLKPKTIEIELPFASQPVKIREQRISVGHYTAFEIHPTCGLGTREKEIGVWDDQRYFLDPERVHAAILWFGWGYVEYKMPNFLLADQSAEYIEIAMEIASEAPGLRDHWPSDIDFTFNGIPLGTWTSPADFGRAARGRFTPDWWHRNVNQYGLLKTIRIDASGTYMDNERMSEVTLGDIKLWEPFWTIRFAVDEHAVNAGGLTLYGAGFGNHDQDIVIRAYLNDEQ; this is encoded by the coding sequence ATCATCAAAGCAAACGGGGAACCGAAATTCATGCCGTTATACGAAGCGTTAGCCAGCGAGGTCAGATGGAACATCATGCGTCTCGTTGCCGATCAGGAAATGAATGTGAAGGATATTGCCAATCGATTGGAGCTCAGTCCATCGATCGTCACGATGCACATCCGGAAACTCGAACAAGCCGGACTCATCGGAAGTCGCAGGGTGCGGCAGGGCGGGGGCACGCACAAAATGTGTTTCCTCAAACCAAAAACCATCGAGATTGAGCTGCCTTTTGCTAGCCAACCCGTGAAGATTAGGGAGCAGCGTATTTCAGTCGGTCATTACACCGCTTTTGAGATCCATCCGACTTGCGGGCTTGGTACGCGCGAGAAAGAAATCGGAGTGTGGGACGACCAGCGGTACTTTCTCGACCCCGAACGGGTACACGCCGCCATTCTGTGGTTTGGGTGGGGCTATGTTGAGTACAAAATGCCTAACTTTTTACTAGCCGATCAATCCGCTGAATACATTGAAATCGCCATGGAAATTGCTTCGGAAGCTCCAGGTTTAAGAGACCATTGGCCATCGGATATTGATTTTACATTCAACGGGATCCCTCTTGGGACATGGACAAGTCCGGCTGATTTCGGAAGAGCGGCGCGAGGGAGATTTACACCTGATTGGTGGCATCGAAACGTGAATCAATACGGGTTGTTGAAGACGATCCGGATTGATGCATCGGGTACATACATGGATAATGAACGAATGTCGGAGGTGACCCTCGGGGATATCAAGCTGTGGGAACCGTTCTGGACGATTCGTTTCGCGGTTGATGAGCATGCGGTTAACGCAGGGGGATTGACGCTTTATGGTGCCGGATTCGGCAATCACGACCAAGACATTGTCATCCGCGCATACCTTAACGACGAGCAATAA
- a CDS encoding VOC family protein — protein sequence MKTLGSLNMDVITLFVEDLQRARAFYQEVFGLSVVYEDAVSAVFNFGNMSINLLDISEAYGLIHPGTVANRDSGSRFQFTIRVDDVDAVCDELKPHGVTLLNGPMDRPWGVRTAAFMDPAGHVWEIAQQLT from the coding sequence ATGAAAACTTTAGGATCCTTGAATATGGATGTGATAACTTTATTTGTAGAGGATTTGCAAAGAGCGAGGGCGTTCTATCAAGAAGTATTCGGATTATCCGTCGTATATGAAGACGCTGTTTCTGCGGTATTCAACTTCGGAAATATGAGCATAAATCTCCTGGATATTTCTGAAGCATATGGTCTGATCCATCCTGGAACAGTCGCAAACCGAGATTCCGGATCTCGTTTCCAGTTTACTATCCGGGTGGATGATGTAGATGCAGTGTGTGATGAATTGAAACCACATGGCGTAACTCTACTTAACGGTCCAATGGACCGGCCTTGGGGAGTACGCACTGCTGCCTTCATGGATCCGGCAGGACATGTCTGGGAGATAGCGCAGCAATTAACCTAG
- a CDS encoding VOC family protein: MKIMVTSLFVEDQDKALEFYSEKLGFVKKEDVPVGEFRWITLVSPDEQDGTELLLEPNNHPAAKEYQKKIFADGIPATMFGVAEINKEYKRLLEQGVKFTMEPTKMGELTIAVFDDTCGNLIQIVEK, translated from the coding sequence ATGAAAATAATGGTTACCAGTTTATTCGTGGAAGATCAAGACAAGGCACTGGAGTTTTATTCAGAAAAGCTTGGTTTTGTAAAAAAGGAGGACGTTCCCGTCGGAGAATTTAGGTGGATAACGCTTGTTTCGCCCGATGAGCAGGACGGTACCGAGCTTTTACTCGAACCGAATAACCATCCTGCCGCCAAGGAGTATCAAAAGAAGATATTTGCCGATGGCATCCCAGCAACCATGTTTGGCGTTGCAGAAATTAATAAAGAGTATAAACGATTGTTGGAACAAGGCGTAAAGTTTACTATGGAGCCGACAAAAATGGGCGAGCTTACAATAGCTGTCTTCGACGATACCTGCGGTAACCTAATTCAGATTGTGGAGAAGTAA
- a CDS encoding DinB family protein yields MRQLNYSELIDLYKINLQQYSIDQLRHVSDRGVWSLGQMYDHMILTALDYLDQVQRCASMSEEQLQGKTEAGYQLFCAGSFPPIKIRLPDGPENTPSNSETVDDLIRGLDTVLQRMYEWEENLNAINPNYKVRHEGFGWLNAREWFDLVGMHFRHHLRQKVELDLKLEF; encoded by the coding sequence GTGAGGCAATTGAATTATTCGGAACTAATCGATTTATACAAGATCAATCTGCAGCAGTATTCCATCGACCAATTAAGACATGTATCTGATCGAGGCGTATGGTCACTCGGCCAAATGTATGACCATATGATCCTCACTGCTCTCGATTACCTTGACCAAGTGCAAAGATGTGCGTCCATGAGTGAAGAGCAACTGCAAGGAAAGACAGAGGCTGGTTATCAATTGTTTTGCGCCGGTTCATTTCCTCCGATAAAAATCAGATTACCGGATGGGCCTGAGAATACCCCAAGTAATTCGGAAACCGTGGATGATCTCATTCGCGGACTCGATACGGTGCTTCAGAGAATGTATGAATGGGAGGAAAACTTAAATGCAATAAACCCAAATTATAAAGTCAGACATGAGGGATTTGGGTGGCTCAACGCACGGGAGTGGTTCGATTTGGTCGGTATGCATTTCCGCCATCACTTACGGCAGAAGGTCGAACTGGATCTAAAACTTGAGTTTTAA
- a CDS encoding chromosome condensation regulator yields the protein MEKGELGYSKVWAMPKDIIAAGCRHTVGLNSDGTVTAVGDNKYGQCDVSGWRDMVAVAAGNVHMATNTGNAHTVGLRSDGTVAAVGWNKHDQCNVNDWRDIVAVAAGWRRTVGLKSDGTVVAVGRDHEGQCNVSGWRDMVAVAAGDWHTVGLKSNGMLTTVGNNRYGQCNVSGWRDIVAAEAGYLHTVGLKSDGTVVAAGLNKHGQCDVSGWRDTMAIAAGSHHTIGLRSDGTVTAVGWNEHGQCNVSGWRDIVSIAAGCVHTLGVKSDGTVVAVGDNEYGQCDVSGWHDIQLPSN from the coding sequence ATGGAAAAGGGTGAACTTGGATATAGCAAGGTATGGGCAATGCCGAAAGATATCATAGCAGCGGGTTGCCGTCATACCGTAGGACTTAATTCGGACGGTACGGTAACAGCTGTAGGGGATAATAAATATGGCCAATGTGATGTAAGCGGCTGGCGAGATATGGTTGCGGTAGCGGCGGGGAATGTTCATATGGCGACGAATACAGGTAATGCTCATACCGTCGGGCTTAGATCGGACGGCACCGTGGCAGCTGTGGGTTGGAACAAGCATGACCAATGCAATGTAAACGACTGGCGTGACATCGTGGCGGTTGCGGCGGGTTGGCGTCGAACCGTCGGGCTTAAATCGGATGGCACGGTGGTGGCTGTGGGTCGAGATCATGAAGGCCAATGCAATGTGAGCGGCTGGCGTGATATGGTTGCGGTTGCGGCTGGTGACTGGCATACCGTCGGGCTTAAATCGAATGGAATGCTGACAACTGTGGGTAACAATCGTTATGGCCAATGTAATGTAAGCGGCTGGCGCGACATTGTGGCAGCTGAGGCAGGGTACCTTCATACTGTCGGGCTTAAGTCGGACGGCACGGTGGTGGCTGCGGGTTTAAATAAGCATGGCCAATGCGATGTAAGCGGCTGGCGCGATACTATGGCGATAGCGGCGGGTAGTCATCACACCATCGGCCTAAGATCGGACGGTACGGTGACGGCTGTGGGTTGGAATGAGCATGGCCAATGTAATGTAAGCGGCTGGCGCGATATTGTTTCAATTGCTGCGGGTTGCGTTCATACTCTCGGCGTAAAATCGGACGGCACGGTGGTGGCTGTAGGCGATAATGAATATGGCCAATGTGATGTAAGTGGTTGGCATGACATCCAACTGCCCAGTAATTAA
- a CDS encoding LysR family transcriptional regulator, whose product MELRQLNTFRTVATTLNFSRAAEVLNYVPSNVTMQMKALEDELGVRLFDRLGKQLVLTTAGKRFLTQVEGVLNKLDEARSVVHDNDNLSGTLTISANEVLCAYRLPVVFQRFRSRHPGVRLIFRSVPNQELKQTLFEGTADVVFMLDEPIRSSGLAVEPLVEETFRLFAAPNHPLAKRTVLQLEDFHREVFLTNEKGCPYRTMFDRSFEKEGIDSITYLEFQSAEAIKQCAITGIGIAFLPEIVAEAEVERGVLVALPWQIPDLHVYTQMSWHKDKWLSPIILSFIEAAREVIAVEEEEKIV is encoded by the coding sequence ATGGAATTGCGCCAACTGAACACGTTCCGCACGGTTGCCACAACTTTAAATTTTAGTCGGGCTGCGGAAGTGCTGAATTATGTCCCCTCCAACGTCACGATGCAAATGAAAGCATTGGAGGATGAACTTGGTGTTCGTCTCTTTGACCGCTTGGGCAAGCAGCTCGTTCTGACGACTGCGGGTAAGCGTTTTTTGACTCAAGTCGAAGGGGTGCTAAACAAATTGGACGAAGCACGCAGCGTCGTACATGACAATGATAACTTAAGCGGCACTCTAACGATTAGCGCTAACGAAGTTCTTTGCGCCTATCGGCTTCCCGTTGTCTTTCAACGTTTTCGTTCGCGCCATCCGGGCGTGCGCCTCATCTTCCGCTCCGTTCCCAATCAGGAACTCAAGCAAACGCTCTTTGAGGGAACCGCGGATGTCGTCTTTATGTTGGACGAACCTATTCGCTCAAGCGGACTTGCGGTGGAGCCGTTGGTGGAAGAAACTTTCCGATTATTCGCTGCTCCGAACCACCCGCTTGCAAAACGCACTGTGCTGCAGCTGGAAGATTTTCACCGAGAAGTGTTTCTGACGAATGAAAAGGGTTGTCCCTATCGAACCATGTTTGACCGGTCGTTTGAGAAAGAGGGCATTGATAGTATTACTTATTTAGAGTTTCAAAGTGCCGAAGCCATTAAACAATGCGCAATTACGGGAATCGGCATTGCCTTTCTTCCTGAGATCGTCGCGGAAGCCGAAGTTGAACGGGGCGTACTTGTTGCCCTTCCATGGCAGATTCCGGACTTGCACGTGTATACACAAATGTCATGGCATAAAGATAAGTGGCTTTCACCTATCATATTATCTTTCATAGAAGCAGCAAGGGAGGTAATTGCTGTAGAGGAGGAGGAGAAAATCGTATAG